From a single Sinomonas atrocyanea genomic region:
- a CDS encoding carbon-nitrogen hydrolase family protein, which produces MSAELTVSAVQSVALPGGLAANIDEHVRLLEDADAHGARLAVFPELSLTGYDLDLFSDESAWLTRPSAQLSELQAACEDMGISAVVGAAVREPDRTPHLASVLVRPGAPAVIAPKMHLHGREREIFEPGDRLTVVEVDGWKVALAVCFDVAQPGHAAEAAAAGADLYAASAVYVAGEERRLDLHFGARAMDSRFFALLANAGGSSALGASCGHSGVWGPDGHRIASAAGTGAEVVTAILFRSALARYARPA; this is translated from the coding sequence ATGTCCGCCGAGCTGACCGTCTCTGCCGTGCAGTCCGTGGCGCTCCCGGGCGGGCTCGCTGCGAACATCGACGAGCACGTGCGGCTCCTCGAGGACGCCGACGCCCACGGGGCCAGGCTCGCCGTCTTCCCCGAGCTCTCGCTCACCGGCTATGACCTGGACCTCTTCTCCGACGAGTCCGCCTGGCTCACCCGCCCCTCGGCCCAGCTCTCCGAGCTCCAGGCGGCCTGCGAGGACATGGGGATCTCGGCCGTCGTGGGCGCGGCGGTCCGCGAGCCCGACAGGACGCCGCATCTCGCCTCGGTCCTCGTGCGCCCCGGAGCACCCGCCGTGATCGCCCCCAAGATGCACCTCCACGGCCGGGAGAGGGAGATCTTCGAGCCCGGGGACCGCCTCACGGTCGTCGAGGTCGACGGCTGGAAGGTAGCGCTGGCCGTCTGCTTCGACGTGGCGCAGCCGGGCCACGCTGCCGAGGCGGCCGCCGCGGGAGCGGACCTGTACGCGGCCTCGGCCGTCTATGTAGCGGGGGAGGAGCGCCGGCTCGACCTCCACTTCGGCGCCCGCGCCATGGACAGCAGGTTCTTCGCCCTGCTCGCGAACGCCGGGGGATCCAGTGCGCTGGGTGCCTCGTGTGGCCACAGCGGGGTGTGGGGGCCCGACGGGCACCGGATCGCCTCTGCTGCCGGGACCGGCGCCGAGGTCGTCACGGCGATCCTGTTCCGCTCGGCCCTCGCGCGCTACGCCCGCCCGGCCTGA